Genomic segment of uncultured Flavobacterium sp.:
AATTAATGACTACAATTGACCGAAAATTTATGGCCGGTTTGGCTTATTTTCTTGGATTAAGAAACTAAAAGTTGGCGTAATTCGTGTTGGAGCCGGAATTCCGGAAATGCAATGGGATTCGATTTTAAAATATAATCCCAGTTATTTAATTACCGTTCCATCATTTTTATTGAAGTTAATTGAATATGCCGAAATTCATGGAATCGATTATAATAATTCAAGTATAAAAGGTGCTATTTGTATTGGGGAATCTTTACGAAATCAGGATTTTTCGATGAATACTTTATCTGAAAAAATCAAAGATAAATGGAATATTAAGTTATTCTCTACTTATGCTTCTACAGAAATGAGTACGGCTTTTACCGAATGTGAACACGGAATTGGCGGTCATCATCATCCGGAATTAATTATTGTTGAAGTCTTGGATGAAAATAATATTCCGGTAAAAAACGGAGAAATCGGGGAATTAACCTTTACTACTTTAGGGATTGAAGCGATGCCTTTATTGCGTTTTAAAACCGGTGATGTCGTTCAATTGCATAGTGAGCCTTGCGCTTGCGGAAGAAATACTTTGCGTGTTGGTCCGGTTATTGGCCGTAAAAAACACATGATTAAATATAAAGGCACAACTCTTTATCCGCCAGCGATGAATGATGTTTTGAGTGGTTTTGATAATATCGAAAATCATATTATCGAAATTTCTACCAATGATTTAGGCACTGATGAAATCGTGATAAAAATTGCCGTTAAAAGCCAAACTCCAGAATTTTTACAGGAAATCAAAGATCACTTTAGAGCCAAACTACGAGTAACTCCCAAGATTGAATTCGCCTCAAAAGAAACATTAAATCCGTTAGTTTTTAACCCTATGAGCCGAAAACCAATTCGGTTTTTCGATTACAGAAAAACGACCATCTAGTTTTTTTTCACCATATAAGTAATATAAGTTCATGTAAAAGATTGCGTAAATTGCGCTTTAATTAAATGAACTTATATTACTTATATGGTTTAAAATTACTCCTCAAAATCAAGCTTTTAATGTTTTGTTGTGAATTGAACTAAATGTTGTAATTTTGCACAAAATATTGAAGATGGTCAAGATTGGCAACATAGAATTACCCGAATTTCCTTTACTACTTGCTCCGATGGAAGATGTGAGTGATCCACCGTTTCGCAGATTATGCAAAACGCATGGCGCTGACTTAATGTATTCTGAATTTATTTCATCAGAAGGATTAATTCGTGATGCTATCAAAAGTAGAATGAAGTTGGATATTTTTGATTACGAACGTCCGGTTGGAATTCAGATTTTTGGTGGAGACGAAGAAGCAATGGCGCTTTCGTCTAAAATTGTTTCGACGGTAAAACCTGATTTAGTTGATATTAACTTTGGATGTCCGGTAAAAAAAGTAGTTTGTAAAGGTGCCGGAGCCGGAGTTTTGAAAGATGTTGATTTGATGGTTCGTTTAACAAAAGCCGTGATTAGAAGTACTGATTTACCGGTTACTGTAAAAACACGTTTAGGTTGGGACGATAGCTCGATTAATATTGACGAAGTTGCCGAAAGATTACAAGACATTGGTGTTCAAGCTTTGACGATTCACGCCAGAACTCGTGCACAAATGTATAAAGGTCACGCCGATTGGTCGCATATTGCACGTGTAAAAAACAATCCTAGAATTACAATGCCAATTTTTGGAAATGGCGATATCGACAGTCCTGAAAAAGCATTAAAATATAAAAATGAATACGGTATTGACGGAATCATGATTGGTCGTGCCGCGATTGGTTATCCGTGGATTTTTAACGAAATCAAACATTTCTTTAAAACCGGAGAGCACTTACCTGCTCCAACTGTTGTTAATCGTGTTGAAGCTGCCAGAAACCATTTAATGTGGTCTATGGAATGGAAAGGTGAACGTTTGGGAATTGTAGAAATGCGTCGTCATTATACCAATTATTTTAAAGGAATTCACTCTTTTAAAGAATTCAAACAAAAATTAGTTACAACTGATGCACCTGAAGATTTATTCACTATTATGAAAGAAATTGAACAGGTTTATGCAGAATATGAATTTGTTTAAAATATAATTATAGTCGCAGTTTAAAACTTTGGCAAAAATCTTAACAAAAAAGACCTTCAAAATTGAAGGTCTTTTTTTATTATAAACTATACTTGAACTCTTTTCCACTTTCCTCTTTTATAAAAGAAAATCCCAGCGAGAGTTATAGCGGTTTCTGCAACCGGAATTGCAATGAAAACACCTGTTGGTCCCATATTAAAATGTTTTGCTAATGCATACGCTAGCGGAATCTGGAACAGCCAAAAACCAAAGAAATTAATTCCGGTTGGTGTCCAGGTATCTCCTGCTCCATTAAATGTATTAATCAAAACCATTCCGATTCCGTAAAAGATAAATCCAATACTCATAATTTGCAAAGCTTCTACTGCAATGGCTTTTACTATTTCATCATTGGTAAAAAACGAAATAATATATTGACCAAAACCTAAGGTAATCACCATAATGCTTGCCATAAAAATGACATTATATCTTGCTGTTGTATATACTGATTTCTCTGCACGCTCGATTTGTTTTGCTCCTAAGTTTTGCCCAACCAAAGTTGCTGCCGCATTACTTAATCCCCAAGCCGGAAGTATAAAAAACATCATAATTCTCAGGGCCGTTTGATAGCCCGCCGAACCATGATCTCCTCCAGTTGTGGCAACCAACTGCGCCAGAAAAATCCAGCTGCAAGATGCAATTACAAATTGTAAAATTCCCGGAGCAGCGATTTTTATCAATGCTTTTATTTGTATAAAATCAGGAACAAAATAAGAGATCTTTATCTTCAAAACTCCATTTCCTGAAAATAAGTGATAAACTTGATACAACACTCCAATGCTTCTTCCTAAAGTAGTAGCTAAAGCTGCACCAATTAATCCGAAGGCCGGAATTGGACCAAAACCATTAATAAGTATCGGACATAAAATAATATTGCAAATATTGGCTAACCAAAGGCTTCTCATTGCAATTGCGGCATTTCCTGCTCCACGAAAAATTCCGTTAATCAAAAACAAAAGCATAATACACAAACTTGAGCCTATCATAATTTGCGTAAATCTATAACCGTGTTCTGCCGCATCTACAGATGCGCCCATAAACAGCAGAATATCTTTGGCGTATATAACTCCAAAAACGCTCATAATACTGTTAACAACGCATGCAACAAGAATAGCCTGCATTCCTGCTTTTGAGGCAGCGACAGGGTCTTTTTCGCCTATACGTCTGGCTACAACTGCGGTTGCAGCCATACTCATTCCTATTGCTAATGAATATATTATGGCAAGTACAGATTCTGTTAATCCAACGGTTTGAATGGCAAAACTGCTATGCTCTAAATGTCCTACGAAATATAAATCGACTAAGGCAAAAACCGATTCCATCATCATTTCTAAAACCATCGGAATGGCTAATAGAATAACTGCTTTTTTGATGCTTCCGGCTGTATAATCAAAAGATTCATCTCCTTTGATTGCCTGTTTTAATGTAGTGAAAATTTTAGAAAATAAACTTTTCTTTATTGTAGTTTCTGTCATGATATGTTAGGATAAATGATAAAATTAGTCCAGATGTAATAATCTGAACTCGAGAAAATAAACGTAAGTATCCTAATTATTTGAAAAAATAAAATAGGATTAGGCAGAAACAATCATAAACTGTAGATTTTGAGACTATAAATATAGGTAATATTTTTTGAGTAGAAATACTAATCTAACAGCTTTTTACTTACTCGGCTACTTGCAATCAATGATGCCACAAAACCAAGTGAAACAATAGTTCCCATAACAATAAGAACATTTTCTAAATTAAAAACTACCGGATAAGCCAAAGTTGGCGTAAGCATAATCATCTCATACTTTTGTTGTAGAACAACTAAAATGATTCCTAAAAGAAGCCCAATTAACCCTCCAAAAACACTCAACAAAGTTCCCTGAAGCAAAAATATTTTTCGTAAATGATTGATTTCTGTTCCAAGATTAAAAAGAGTTTTCAGGTTTCCTTTTTTCTCTAAAATCATCATTATTAAAGCTCCGATTAAGTTAAAAAGTGCTACAATAATTACCAAAGTAAAAATCAGATAAACAGCAATATTTTCAGTATTGAGCATCTTATACAAAGATTCGTTAAGCTGCGCTCTGTTTTTAATTGTAATTTTATTATGAAAGATTCCTTTGAGCTTTGCTCCAATAGCTGCTTCATCTGCATCATCTTTCAAATTAAATTCGATGCCTGAAATCTGATTGGGTTTGTACATTAATAATTCCTGAGCTAAACCCAAATCGGCAAACACATATTTTGAATCCAAATCTTCGCTGATAGAATAAATTCCAACCGGCAAAACATCTGTTTTATTAAATGCATCATCCGGATTTTCTATACCGCCTTTTCCAGGTTTGGGAGCAAATATCTGCAACGGATTTTCGAAATCAAGAATTCCTAACGAAAAATCACGCGAAATACCATATCCTATCACAACTTGATAAGTGTCCGGTTTTAGCCATTGTCCGTTAAAAAGTTTTTTTCTGATATCGTTAACCACAGGATAATTATGATCAACACCTTTTAGATAGGTTACTTTTTGCTTGTCTTTAAACAAAAACAAAACACGTTCTTCGATAATTTTAGTGTATAAAACAACACCATCAATTTTTTTTATCTGACTTTCCTGATCCGGTGTAACTAAAAAGGATTTACCTAAAGTACTGGTAATTTTTAAATCCGGATCTATTTCATTTGTAAACGAAAGACTGAACACTTTTAATCCGCTAAAAACGGACAAAACCACAAACAAAGCCATTGTGCCAACAATAATTCCCATGCTGGCAATGCGATTAATGATATTAATAGCATTGTTTTTACTTCTGCTAAAAATATAACGTTTGGCTATGTAAAGGGGGAAATTCAATTTATGATTTTCTTCTTTTTTCTAAAAGATCACGATTCTCAATTGGGTTTTCTCTATTTGATAAAGCATTGTCGATTTTTTCGATATAATCTAAAGAGTCATCGATAAAAAATACCAAATTTGGTACACGACGCAATTGCAAACGCACGCGCTGAGACAAATCGTGTTTAATTAAGGTCGTATTTGATTTTATACCTTCTAAAGTTTCTTTTGCTTTATCTTGAGGGAAAATGCTTAAATACACTGTTGCCACAGATAAATCTGAAGTAACACTAACTTTGGATACCGAAATTACCAAATTACTAATTCCGTTTTTTCGCACTTCACCTTGCAAAATATCAACCAAATCTTTTTGGATGACACCGCCTATTTTTTTCTGTCTATTTGTTTCCATAATGCAAAAATACTATTTTTAAATTTCAATCAATACAATTTCAAATGAACAATAGGATCATTTTTGCATTCTAGCCAAATTTTGTTTCATTTTGAGTACTTTTTCTAACAAAATCATACCAAATCCCGTTTTTGCTTTAGTGTTTTTTCCTGATAAAACGAATGATAAAAATCATACTTTTTATCAGATTTATTCTACATATTTGAGTTAAATATAACAACACATTTATTATGAAAAAGAGAGAACCAATAAGCCACATTATGACCAAAAGCGTCATTACTGCAAATGAAAATGATGATCTGAGAAAAGTAGTTGAAAAACTAAAACAAAACACAATTCGTCACATTCCCATTATTAAAGGAAAAGAAGTAACTGGTATTATAAGTCGTACAGACATAAACCGATTGACTTTTGGAGCTTTATTTGAAGGTCAGGACGGAGCTGACGAAGCTATTCTTGATATGTTAACTATTTCACAGGTTATGACTTCAAAACCCAAAACCGTTTCATCAAATACTATAATAAGGGATTTAGCCGAAATCTTCGTGAAAGAAGAATTCCACGCTTTACCAGTAGTCGACAACGGAGAATTAAAAGGTATTGTTACAACTACTGATGTTGTTAAATACTTTTTAGAACAATATGATTAAGTATATTTCAATCATAAAAAAGGGAGCTAAATAAGCTCCCTTTTTTTATCTGTTTTGAATCCAGCCTCTTGGATCAGCGTATGTTGAGTTTTGCGAAATACAAAATTTCATTGTTGTTTTTCCTGTCTCCGGGCTTGTTCTAATTTTACCTATACTTTGTTTAATAGTAACTTTATCTCCTTTATCTACACTTACAGAACTTAAATTCTGATACACTGAGAAATAATCTCCATGTTGAATAATTACCATTTTATTTATCGGAGATAAAACAATTACACTGGTTACTTCACCTGCAAAAACTGCTCTTGCGCTGGATCCGGATTCTGTAGTAATTTCGACTCCATTATTATGAATCGTCACAGAATTATATAATGGATGCGGCTGGTCTCCAAATCCTTGAGAAATAAATCCTTTTTCAACCGGCCAAGGCAATCTTCCTCTATTTGCTTTAAAGTCGGCAGCTAAAATTTTATTTTCTGGTGTTAACTCAATTTTTGATGATGAAACCGGAGCTTTTGCCGCCGCCGCTGTACTTGAATTATTTTCTTTTGCTCTTTCTAATGCTGCTTTTCTATTTGCTTCGGCAATTGCCTCACGAATTAAACGATCAATTTGTCTGTCAATTCTTTTTGACTCGCTTTGTTTCGCTCTTATGTCTGCTAAGATTTTACCTTTATCTTTCTTGATAGAATTAACTAACTTTTGTTGTTCTTTCTTTTCAACTTCTAAACTTTGTTTCTCCTTTTCATTTTCTGCAATGATCTTCTTCTTAACCTGTCTTTGCCCATTTAATCTCGCATTATAATCAACTAATTCATTTGTTTTAGATTGAATTTCTAAACCTTGATTTTTTCTGAAATTAGTATATTGTTTTAAATATTGTGCTCTTTTATAAGCTTGCAAAAAATTTTCTGAAGATAAAATAAACATTGCTCTACTTTGTTCAGAACGACTTTTGTATGATTTCAAGATCATTTTGGCATAATCTGCTTTTAAAACTGTCAATTCTTTTGTTAGTTTATTAACCTTAACCTGATTAATATACATATCGTTGCTCAACAGTTTTTCTTGCTTTGCCGTAGTAGTAATCAGTTTCTCTTTTAGTTTGATTTTATTCGCCTGAATTAAAAAAACATTTACTGCTGATTTTTCTTTTTTCTTTACTGATTGCAATATCTTTTCGTTATCTCTAATTTCTTGCTGAATTTGAGCTTTACGTTGTTCCAGTTTTTCTTGTTGCGAATCTTGCGCCCACATAAAAGTAGTGGCACAAATAAAAATTAGGCTTAGGAGAAATTTTGGCATGTTTCTTTTTTCTTTTTGCAAATTTACTTAATTATAACTTTCTTATAACCTCCAGGCACACTATATGGAAAAGAAAGTTCTTCATTAAACGAAATATTGTTGTAATTTAAATTAATATTTGTTCTTCCTTTGGGCTGTATAGCATTAATTGCAATGCTTGTTGGAAGTGTTCCCTGACTAAAATCTTTGCTGTCTGCATAATTAATTTGCAACATTCTGCTTTCTGCAGGTTGTGAAATTTCTTCTTTTTGCAACAAATATTTTTCAGAATCAATATAGAATGATTTTTTCAAATTGGCATCTTTTTCATCGTCTAAACGAAAAAGGTTTTCTACAATTGTCTGTGTATATTTTCCCTTTTTTAAATCGTCTAAAGCTTCTCCAACCAACAGATTCTGAACTTTAGAATAATCCAATTCTGTTCCTAACCATTTGCTCAAACTTGTAAAATCTCCTTCGTAATAAGTGCTGTTTATTTTTTCATAATAGCTTACTGCTGTTGGCGTAATCAATGCTTTTGCCATTGTAATTCCTAAAAAACGAACGCTTATTAAAATTTGTTTGTCTTTTTCTATTTTAATTTCGGCCGCTACATTTTGACTTTGTTTTTCGTCAACATATTTTGCACTTGCTTTTATGTATAAAGTCGAAAAATCTAACTTATTGTTATAATGTTTCTCTATTACTTTTTTGTCTTCTTTTATTGTAACTTCAGTGTTATCGGTATTATTTTGAACAGCCGGCATTTTTGATTTACAAGAAATCACAAAAACCGACAGTAACAATATTGCAATATATTTTTTCATTTGAAATTCTCTCTTTTACTTCTTTTGTTTTAATAATTCATTTGCCTTCAAAAAGTATTCCTCTTTTTTCTTAGCATCTCCCAAACCATTATAAGCCTCTCCAAGCTGAATATTAAAATTTGCTTCAAGTGTTTTGTCGTCTACGACATAATCAAGCCCCATTTCTAAAACGGTTTTTGCATTCTTAAATTGTTGCAATTTATTGTTTCCTAAACCTGCATAATAATAAAACTGCGACTGACTCGGATAAACTTCAATCATCGTCATGGCTCGTTTAGTCATTGGCTCAAATTGTTTTGCCAGAGCATAGGCTTCAAGCAAAAGCAAATTTGTTTCGCGATCTGTATCTGAATTTGCTT
This window contains:
- the dusB gene encoding tRNA dihydrouridine synthase DusB, whose translation is MVKIGNIELPEFPLLLAPMEDVSDPPFRRLCKTHGADLMYSEFISSEGLIRDAIKSRMKLDIFDYERPVGIQIFGGDEEAMALSSKIVSTVKPDLVDINFGCPVKKVVCKGAGAGVLKDVDLMVRLTKAVIRSTDLPVTVKTRLGWDDSSINIDEVAERLQDIGVQALTIHARTRAQMYKGHADWSHIARVKNNPRITMPIFGNGDIDSPEKALKYKNEYGIDGIMIGRAAIGYPWIFNEIKHFFKTGEHLPAPTVVNRVEAARNHLMWSMEWKGERLGIVEMRRHYTNYFKGIHSFKEFKQKLVTTDAPEDLFTIMKEIEQVYAEYEFV
- a CDS encoding MATE family efflux transporter, coding for MTETTIKKSLFSKIFTTLKQAIKGDESFDYTAGSIKKAVILLAIPMVLEMMMESVFALVDLYFVGHLEHSSFAIQTVGLTESVLAIIYSLAIGMSMAATAVVARRIGEKDPVAASKAGMQAILVACVVNSIMSVFGVIYAKDILLFMGASVDAAEHGYRFTQIMIGSSLCIMLLFLINGIFRGAGNAAIAMRSLWLANICNIILCPILINGFGPIPAFGLIGAALATTLGRSIGVLYQVYHLFSGNGVLKIKISYFVPDFIQIKALIKIAAPGILQFVIASCSWIFLAQLVATTGGDHGSAGYQTALRIMMFFILPAWGLSNAAATLVGQNLGAKQIERAEKSVYTTARYNVIFMASIMVITLGFGQYIISFFTNDEIVKAIAVEALQIMSIGFIFYGIGMVLINTFNGAGDTWTPTGINFFGFWLFQIPLAYALAKHFNMGPTGVFIAIPVAETAITLAGIFFYKRGKWKRVQV
- a CDS encoding FtsX-like permease family protein is translated as MNFPLYIAKRYIFSRSKNNAINIINRIASMGIIVGTMALFVVLSVFSGLKVFSLSFTNEIDPDLKITSTLGKSFLVTPDQESQIKKIDGVVLYTKIIEERVLFLFKDKQKVTYLKGVDHNYPVVNDIRKKLFNGQWLKPDTYQVVIGYGISRDFSLGILDFENPLQIFAPKPGKGGIENPDDAFNKTDVLPVGIYSISEDLDSKYVFADLGLAQELLMYKPNQISGIEFNLKDDADEAAIGAKLKGIFHNKITIKNRAQLNESLYKMLNTENIAVYLIFTLVIIVALFNLIGALIMMILEKKGNLKTLFNLGTEINHLRKIFLLQGTLLSVFGGLIGLLLGIILVVLQQKYEMIMLTPTLAYPVVFNLENVLIVMGTIVSLGFVASLIASSRVSKKLLD
- the rbfA gene encoding 30S ribosome-binding factor RbfA translates to METNRQKKIGGVIQKDLVDILQGEVRKNGISNLVISVSKVSVTSDLSVATVYLSIFPQDKAKETLEGIKSNTTLIKHDLSQRVRLQLRRVPNLVFFIDDSLDYIEKIDNALSNRENPIENRDLLEKRRKS
- a CDS encoding CBS domain-containing protein; its protein translation is MKKREPISHIMTKSVITANENDDLRKVVEKLKQNTIRHIPIIKGKEVTGIISRTDINRLTFGALFEGQDGADEAILDMLTISQVMTSKPKTVSSNTIIRDLAEIFVKEEFHALPVVDNGELKGIVTTTDVVKYFLEQYD
- a CDS encoding peptidoglycan DD-metalloendopeptidase family protein, with the protein product MPKFLLSLIFICATTFMWAQDSQQEKLEQRKAQIQQEIRDNEKILQSVKKKEKSAVNVFLIQANKIKLKEKLITTTAKQEKLLSNDMYINQVKVNKLTKELTVLKADYAKMILKSYKSRSEQSRAMFILSSENFLQAYKRAQYLKQYTNFRKNQGLEIQSKTNELVDYNARLNGQRQVKKKIIAENEKEKQSLEVEKKEQQKLVNSIKKDKGKILADIRAKQSESKRIDRQIDRLIREAIAEANRKAALERAKENNSSTAAAAKAPVSSSKIELTPENKILAADFKANRGRLPWPVEKGFISQGFGDQPHPLYNSVTIHNNGVEITTESGSSARAVFAGEVTSVIVLSPINKMVIIQHGDYFSVYQNLSSVSVDKGDKVTIKQSIGKIRTSPETGKTTMKFCISQNSTYADPRGWIQNR
- a CDS encoding DUF4292 domain-containing protein; amino-acid sequence: MKKYIAILLLSVFVISCKSKMPAVQNNTDNTEVTIKEDKKVIEKHYNNKLDFSTLYIKASAKYVDEKQSQNVAAEIKIEKDKQILISVRFLGITMAKALITPTAVSYYEKINSTYYEGDFTSLSKWLGTELDYSKVQNLLVGEALDDLKKGKYTQTIVENLFRLDDEKDANLKKSFYIDSEKYLLQKEEISQPAESRMLQINYADSKDFSQGTLPTSIAINAIQPKGRTNINLNYNNISFNEELSFPYSVPGGYKKVIIK